In Silene latifolia isolate original U9 population chromosome X, ASM4854445v1, whole genome shotgun sequence, the following proteins share a genomic window:
- the LOC141619553 gene encoding uncharacterized protein LOC141619553, producing MSDAGLQVLDGAPLAAAATATAPPELSSTATVDRVIEIADLRASELLHGVSLPSNVKSAALQSVGFNLSQDQQQRELDQEQAEVLFRGYISAIADQLKDDPLVVSVLDGNTIRLFLEDEDDFAMLAENLFTDLDIEDEGKLSKSEVRSALVHMGVEMGVPPLTDFSVINDILKKYGAEGEEKLGQAQFAQLLQPILQDVADALALKHVTVIQNVKITNGSKLAKLLSDKKQIDEIIEKIYSQKDDVKNAQDCIELIRSYLEKNGKELGLPPLEGNEVVILLHDAIFTEISKESKTKTFEKSDFEDLVMTILQKFVVQLQANPVFHDSEN from the exons atgtcCGACGCCGGTTTACAAGTTCTCGACGGAGCACCACTCGCCGCCGCCGCAACCGCCACCGCACCGCCGGAATTGTCTTCCACCGCCACCGTAGACCGCGTCATTGAGATCGCCGACTTGCGAGCTTCCGAGCTTCTCCATGGCGTCTCGCTTCCGTCGAATGTAAAATCCGCTGCTCTTCAAAGCGTCGGTTTCAATTTGTCGCAAGATCAGCAGCAGCGGGAACTTGATCAAGAACAAGCTGAGGTGTTGTTTCGTGGTTATATCTCCGCGATCGCCGATCAATTGAAAG ATGATCCACTTGTAGTATCAGTTTTGGACGGGAACACCATTCGTCTGTTTTTGGAAGATGAAGATGATTTTGCAATGCTGGCCGAAAATCTATTCACAGACTTGGACATAGAAGATGAGGGCAAGCTAAGCAAGAGTGAAGTACGGAGTGCTTTAGTTCATATGGGAGTTGAAATGGGTGTCCCTCCTCTTACAG ATTTTTCGGTGATAAATGACATTTTGAAGAAATATGGAGCTGAAGGAGAGGAAAAATTAGGGCAGGCGCAATTTGCTCAATTACTACAgccaattttacaagatgttgcAGATGCTTTGGCGCTTAAGCATGTCACTGTCATTCAGAATGTCAAAATAACAAATGGTTCTAAGCTAGCAAAG CTACTGTCCGACAAGAAACAAATTGATGAAATCATAGAGAAGATATATTCCCAAAAGGACGATGTCAAGAATGCACAAGACTGTATAGAATTGATTAGGAGTTACCTGGAAAAGAATGGTAAAGAATTAGGGTTACCTCCCTTAGAAGGCAATGAAGTGGTAATTCTTCTACATGATGCAATTTTTACTGAAATCAGCAAAGAGTCTAAGACTAAAACATTCGAAAAGAGTGATTTTGAAGATCTAGTGATGACGATCCTCCAGAAATTTGTAGTTCAATTACAAGCCAATCCGGTATTCCATGATTCCGAGAATTGA